The following DNA comes from Triticum aestivum cultivar Chinese Spring chromosome 3D, IWGSC CS RefSeq v2.1, whole genome shotgun sequence.
GCGCGCAGCGTAAAACCTCGCCTGTTTCGTGCTAAACCTTTTGTCCAAGTCCAACTCTGGTGGTCAGGTGAGACCCGGATGTACCGCATCTCGTGCCACTCCAGTGAACGGGCGCCATCGCAATGATTCACGTAGCTTTCGCCGCAACCGATCGATCCCGCCCGCGGCTACTGCCACCACGCACCTTCCGTTCCGTATGCGCCCGTCGCAGTTCTCGTGATCCCGCACTGTGCGATCCGACAGGGACGTCTCTAAACTACCTCTGTCCTAGGTGATTATTCTCGGTCGTTGCGTGTACGATCGGTTGCATTATTGTGTCTTCTTTCACCATAAGCTGATGCACAAGGAATGTAACTGATGGACGGGTTCAGAAGAACACCTTTGCACTCTTTAAATGCTTTTGTCTTTTATAATGTCTATGCCATACGATGGAGTCTATTTCGGCGCGTAGAAAGATAAATGTGTGCCGATGAGGTCAAAAAGTTATAGAAATAATCATGAATTGATTTAATGAAGTTATAATGCCTTGCTGCTGTTGTTCTAGTGCGTTTGTCCTTTGAGGCGTCGACTTTCTAGCTGCCTACTTTAACAAGGTTTGTTCGACTACTGTGAGGGAGGGGGGATGACAGCGATGCGTCTTCAGCTCGCTCCAATGCTTGCAGTTGTTGTTAGATGGTATAGATGTAATTTTTGTTACCGTTGTGTTTTTTGTACTGCCATGATGTAATGAATAGATTAGAAGTCCTTCCCGCAAAAAGTGGTTTCTTGAATGTTATATACCCGCTACTAATGTCTTACTAGTGCCATTATTACTTCCTCCGTCTGAGTTTGTAGatggtactagtagtactagtagaatgtTTGATACCTATCACTAATTTATTACCGATGCCATTATTACTTTCTATGTTTGAGTTTATAAATCCATCTTGTATTTTGCATAAAATTTAACCATGGGTTGGTTAACAAATATATTGTGTATTTGTATTTGAACTTTTTTATCTTGGTATTATTTTACTACATACTCCCCCTatctcaaaatataagacgtttttttggTCTAAATCTAGAACAAAAAACATCTTATATCTTAAGACAAAAAGAGTATAATTTATGTTTTATTAACCAAGTTCATGATAAAAATTGATTGAAATACAAGGGGACTAGCAAAAACGAAATGGAGTACCAATTTTGAAGATGATGCGTTTGTGAATGCCCATCAAAATCTAACGAGTGCCTCTCTGATACACATGATttgtaaataaaatagaaaaaacacAGGAAGAGGGTGCCTGCCATCTTGGTATATAGGATTGCTCTGATGTTTGATTGAGCACATGAAAAACATAAGAGGCCTTTGGTGAGTAGTGACGGCTAGGGCTTTGGTTACCGCTTGAGAAATTCGGTTACCGGGGTAGATCTTGATGCCCACGAGAAATCACCTTACCGAGCAAGATATCCCCAAAAAATTGAATTTAACTGAATTTCGACTGAATTttatccaaattgaaaattgttCAAAATTGCGTTCTCCACAGTAAACGAAAACCTCAATGCCTCATGAGATTGTTTTTTCATCGGGGTCCAAAACCTTGGTGACAGCTTGTGTGCATCTACCAGTTCTTGTCTACCAGTCAAAACTGCACAACATGCCCCACAGGCGTCATTCCTCTCCCCTCCACGTAACCCCTCCTACTTTCAATTCAGGTCCCACGCGTTACCTAAAAGCGCCAAACGTTAGATCGTTCCCTGAACCCTGTCCACAAGCGCTCCAACCGACTAGCACGCCTGGCCCCGCCGCCAGAAGCCAACGCCCCTCTCTACGGTCCACATGAGCCGCGCGCACCACGCCCTTCCGCGAGCCCCGAGACTCCGAGCCGCTCATCGCGCTCGCCACGCGCCGGCCGCTGGCTCATCGCCGCCGTCCACGTCCAGGCCCGCGAGATCCACGTCCGGATACGGCTCCCGCCCTCGCTGTCACGTATCCGGGCCATCTACGGGCAATCGGACGGCCTCGGAGCGCTGTCTAACCTTTTTCCTCCCGTGGCCGCGGGTATTAGAGGCGCCTCGCCGCCCCACGCCCCCGGTTCTTTTTGTTCTCTCCGGCGCGGCGAGGGAAATGAGCAGCGAGACGAGCAAGCGAGATCATGCACGggagctcctcgccgccgacaAGAAGCTGATGACCGTGGCCCGTTCGGCGCGACGGCGCCGGCTTGAGATCCGGCGGCTAGGACGTACGGCGTCTGCGGCTGCGGAGGACGAGGGTGCGAAGCGGGTGCGGCCGGCGCCGGACAGCTCCTCGGAATCGTCTGACTCCGCGAAGGTGGCGCCGGAGCCCCCGGTTGTGGCGTCTAGGTGCTCGGCGTGCGTGTCGCACGGGGCGGTGTCCGTGATCGGGCGCCGGCGGGAGATGGAGGACGCGGTGGCCGTGGCCGCGCCGTTCCTGGCTGAGACGGCGGTGGTGGAGGGGAGCGGCGAAGTGGAGTACGGGGCAGGGGACGAGGGCTTCTTCGCTGTGTACGACGGGCACGGCGGGTCGCGCGTGGCGGAGGCGTGCCGGCTGCGGATGCACCTGGTGCTCGCGGAGGAGGTGCGGCTTCGTCGTCTGCAGCCCGGGGGCGGAGGGCAGGGTCAGGACGAGGACGACGAGAACGTCACGCGGTGGAAGGAGGCCATGACGGCCTGCTTCGCCCGGGTGGACGGCGAGGTCGGCGTCGACGACGGGACCGACGCCGGCGAGCAGACGGTGGGGTCCACCGCCGTCGTGGCCGTCGTGGGCCCGCGCCGCATCGTCGTCGCGAACTGCGGCGACTCCCGCGCCGTGCTCTCCCGCGGCGGCGTCCCCGTGCCGCTCTCCGCCGACCACAAGGTACACGACGCTGCCACGCATCCGTCCGTTCAAATTAACAGGGTCAGATAAATCGCTGGTTCACGCCATCTTTTCCGCGAGATCTGTTTCCGTTCCGGCCCCGGGCTACAGGTGTCGCGCGCGCCGTGCCAGCCCCTGCTTTTGCGCGCGGGCGTGTCGAAACAGGGACGCTTGGTCTGTTCCATGCGCGATGATGGGTTGGAGTCCAAATTACAagtttttttttaacacagtacagaagcAGACGCTCGTTATTTGCTCTGCTCGTTGCGGTCGCGTAGTTGGGTTGGGGCGGCCGTGTGGGACTAGTAGACTGCGTCACCCTGTGTCATGTGCAAAACGTATGAGTTCGCTGGAACTCTCTCACCCCAGCTCCCTGGTCGGGTCGTTGAGGGAAAAACTCCGGTGATATCTGGTAGGTTGTGGGTGCTAATTGTGCCGAAAGGGCGTCGGCACTACACGTATATGAAGTTTCTCCGTTGGGCTAAGGCACCTTCTCTGCCTGGTTGCCAAATGTGTGTCGACTGAATTTGGTTGGCTCAAAGTCGGTTTGGCGGCCATTCTTTCGATCCTCTGGCCGTACGTCTTATGGTTTGGTTGGGAGTATACACCTCAACACATGCGTGAGAGAACACACTGTATGTGTGGTAAGTAGCTCCTGAATGGAAATTAAGTTATGAACTTATGATGATTTAGGTCGGTAGCTCTACTTTAGAAAAGTACGTACATAATTAAAAAAATAACCCCCCccctttcctaaatataagttttttttagagatttcaatatggactacatacggagcaaaacatGTAGTACACATTAAAATATCTAAGAAGACTTGTATTtagagacggagggagtaataatgtGTGAGTGACAGCGGCTCCATCTGATGGCTTCCCCTGTTCAGTGTCAAGCTACCTTCATATGATGTCCTTCTTGTGCAGTAGGACGGCAGCTCAGACGACCATCGATTGGCTAAACTGGGGAGAAGGGAACTAGCTTAGCACTGTATTTCTGGCAATATTTCCACTCAACATGGCTGAAACAACATGCAATAGCTAACTTCTCACTTGTAACTCAAAGTCAAGATATTTGTCAAGCCCATTTACCAGTCCCGTGCTTAGCATTTCCGTAGAGTGTAATAGGTAGGACCGAGTTGGCCTCCATAGACACACTTAGGGTTCTCGGTGTCTAAACCATTGCCAGATCCCATCCATCCATCTGTTCCGACGCAGAGTGGTGCTAAAGATTAATGCTTAAGCCTAATGGTCTTTCCTTTCGAAATTATTTGGTGCGATAGCATGCTCTGCAAGTGCCGTGTACATGGTATTGGGTTAAACATCTCAGAAGGTTGTGATACAGTGTGTGCCTAGCTTATtgtatgctactccctccgtcccataatataaaagcatttttgacactacactagtgtcaaaaacgctcttatattatgggacggagggagtagtacttaccTCAAAGGGGAGTTGGACGTACCCTTTGAggtaagtactactccctccgtcccacaatataagagcgtttttactctagtgtcaaaaacgctcttatattgtgggacggagggagtagtacttaccTCAAAGGGGTGTTGGAGATTGTACGTAGGTACGTCcaactccccctccccccacctccCTAAATAAAAGAAAAACCTTGCCAAAACATCAACTGAATCAAAATTTTCCTTGCCTTCCCttacccatactcaaatcaaatcaaatcttaccaaaatctAGAATGCGATGGGTATGAGATTTATGTCGGACACGATTGGTGTTGAACAACTAGAATATGTATGCCCTTGTTGCAACACAGGGGCAGTTAGTTAGTCCACACAGTAATGGAGAGCGATATGCTCACCGAAGTTGTGGTGGGTGTCTTGGCAAGTGACGTACTATGGGCACTATTAAGATTGAGAAAATAATTTGCTTTAGATGCGGGTCTGTCAAGTCATATCAAGTATGCTGGTCGTCTATGAAAGTGTTGCCAGACTGCTGCTTTAAGCATTGCCATTAGTCAGCTATGTGTTTTCGTAGTCATTGTGGGGACCAACACGATGCACAAGGGTTTTACTGCAATGATACAGGATGCAGAGATTGTGCACAATTTTGCATCTGTTCATAAATGAAAATGGTTGATTCAAGGTGCTGCTTCAAAACAATAGGAATATTTTTCCCCAAGCAGAGCTTGTGAAGCCTTATCTTGCTCAACAAAAACACAAACATGTAGCCGCGTGGATCAGTTTTATTTAGATTTGTATCTAAACGGTGGCAAGGTCAATGCAATGCTACTCAACTGCTTAAGGTTGGTGATAGACAATTTGTCTTGTTTGGTACTCTGGCAACAATACTTGAAGAGCGGAAGTCTCCTGTCGCACTTGATATGGCTTGATATATCCGCAACTAGAACATCTTGTTTTCAAAACCTCAGATGCAGATAGTTGATGTGTCATTCTGCCTTTAGTTATCCGCCTGACTTTCGTCGAACGTGCTGTTTCCGTGGTAGCAACTTTATACAAAAGCATCATTTCTCATCATATCCGTCATTTTGCACTGCAAGCTGGTGGTTCTGTATGTCAGTCGTGTCTATTGTTTGTCCATGCAAGACATTAGGGAATTTCTGTTTGCTGGGATAACTTCCTTTTGAACAATTTCGCTTCTTCTGCAATTGCACCTTTGTAGGACAGTAGTGTATATGGGAACGTTGATGTCTTTATCTTGTTTTAACGATACACAGCCAGACCGACCTGACGAAATGGAAAGAGTAGAAGCAGCTGGTGGCAAGGTCATTAACTGGAATGGATACCGTATCCTGGGAGTGCTCGCAACTTCGAGGTCAATCGGTACGATGCTGTACCGTCTTGATCTGTACATTTGTTGTCGGCAGACATATACGCACAAGCTAAATATTTCTAGCTGAGATTGACAGTGCTATAGTTGTTTTGAAAATATTAACATTGGTAGTAGCTTTGGTAAGAAAACTGCCAGTAGCCTAGTTACAACTTGACAAGGATTATGCATAGATTTATATACACCTCACGAATTATGCACTGTTCTGAATTCCTTATGGCTGCCCATCTCAGGAGACTATTACCTGAAACCATATGTGATAGCGGAACCAGAAGTTACCGTCATGGACCGGACGGACAAAGACGAGTTCCTCATACTAGCAAGCGACGGCCTGTGGGATGTGGTGTCCAATGACGTTGCCTGCAAGATCGCGAGGAATTGCCTAAGTGGGCGTGCGGCCTCCAAGTACCCGGAGTCCGTCTCCGGGAGCACGGCGGCCGACGCCGCAGCGCTGCTGGTGGAGCTCGCCATCGCACGCGGCAGCAAGGACAACATCAGCGTCGTCGTGGTCGAGTTGCGGCGACTGAAGAGTAGGGCAGCGGCGGTGATCAAAGAGAACCGCACCAGGTGGCACTAGTGACACTATAGGAGTGGCCGGCTGGATGGGATGTCACATTATTCGAGCATGGCGccagtgagagagaggaagaaagAATTTGCGGCTGAGTTCGCTGGGATGGTTGTAGTTAGAGGGCTCAGGGACGTTGTGGCCTTGCTGCCGTCGAGTTGAGTGTGCTATTTGTAGCCGTGCTGGTGCCGCCGTTGTATTGCGTTGCGTTGGTTCTTTAGTTCTTCTATATATGGTGACCGACGTTCGGGGCGAAGCGGCAAGAAGCATAAGCTGCTTTCGTCAGTTCTGATTTGATAATTGGGTTTTTCCATGCGGTTGGAGTCTGAGTAACGTCTTGTAGGTGGTCCATGGATTACCTTTGCCATGAACTTGGGTGATCTAATAGTTTGTGAGATGACTGCACCTGGATCTTCATGCCAAGCGGTTCATGATCGAGGGTTGAGGCAGAGTGGCAGGACCAGTGTGTTAGCACTGTCGGTCGATTCATGACTCAATTTGGTTCCCTGGTAGTCTGGTTCGATGCATTTTGGTGGCTACAGAATCAGAAGAAGATGGAGAGGAATTGGGGAAGAAGAACCCCCAACGTTTGCCTGGGCCTTCGCCGCTTGATCACATTGTCTTTTTTTTTATGCAACCGATCAAGAGACCTTCTATTGCCGTTTTGAAACGAAGACACTAGGAGCGTTCggttttaaattaataaagccataAGACAGCATTCGAACAAGTACTGAAACCTACAACCACTAAGTTCAAATGATACATGACAGCACCGATGAAAATGAAATACGGAATAGGTCCAAACGACAGGAAGTGAGGAGCGCAAAAGATATCGCTAGTAAATCAGCAGGTCCTTCCTCCCGGCGCGAATAGGAGAGGCGTGAGGGTGTTTCTAATCTTCTCCATGGTCTCTCTCATGCGCTCAACATCGCGTTCTTTCTCCAACGGTATCCACATCTTTAGAGAGATGACATTTGAAAATAATATCTGCCAGATGCGAAGGGAACTTTTTCTCAATCGTAATTTTGTTCCGGGTCATTCATAAAGACCACAAAAGCGCCCCTACGCAACGCCACACAATCCTTGCATTAGCCTCCCTTTGGGTTTGCAATAAAGTTAGCAAATCCGAACCCGACGCCGGGTTCCAGTTCTGGTGGAATGCGTCCCTGACAGCACTCCAAGCAAACCTAGCTAAAGAGCACCGAAAAAGGACATGGTTCGCGTCCTCCTCGAGACCACAAACGGCGCAAGACCCATCTGATGGGCCATTACACTTAGCGACATTATCCGTGGTCGGTAAATGATTTCTAAACATTTGTGTAAGGGCATTTGTATCCcttagatgttttggtgattgattacaatgcttttgcggactaatcgtgcattgagtttttcagagattcatcctttggcacgagacgattccctcccctcggagtttgaagcgaagacggtgtagtactttcgaattagtttggtggactagtttcgtagggatcaccgtact
Coding sequences within:
- the LOC123078700 gene encoding probable protein phosphatase 2C 8; translation: MSRAHHALPRAPRLRAAHRARHAPAAGSSPPSTSRPARSTSGYGSRPRCHVSGPSTGNRTASERCLTFFLPWPRVLEAPRRPTPPVLFVLSGAAREMSSETSKRDHARELLAADKKLMTVARSARRRRLEIRRLGRTASAAAEDEGAKRVRPAPDSSSESSDSAKVAPEPPVVASRCSACVSHGAVSVIGRRREMEDAVAVAAPFLAETAVVEGSGEVEYGAGDEGFFAVYDGHGGSRVAEACRLRMHLVLAEEVRLRRLQPGGGGQGQDEDDENVTRWKEAMTACFARVDGEVGVDDGTDAGEQTVGSTAVVAVVGPRRIVVANCGDSRAVLSRGGVPVPLSADHKPDRPDEMERVEAAGGKVINWNGYRILGVLATSRSIGDYYLKPYVIAEPEVTVMDRTDKDEFLILASDGLWDVVSNDVACKIARNCLSGRAASKYPESVSGSTAADAAALLVELAIARGSKDNISVVVVELRRLKSRAAAVIKENRTRWH